One Halococcus agarilyticus genomic window, GATCGATCTGGATTCGAAGCTGTTGCTCGGCGTGCGGCTGTCGCCGCGGCGAGGGTCGTCCGCCGCTGCGGCGTTCCTTTCGGAGCTAAAGGAGCGCCACGACCTTTCTGCGGCGGAGCTGTTGGTCGACGGCTTCGGCTACCTGACCGCTCTCGCGCGCACGGATCTGAGCGGTCAACTCGAATACACTGAACGTGATAAGATCGAGAAGTGGCTCCAGACGCTGAAAATGCGGGTCAACCGCTTTCACAACACCTGGAACGGCGGGCTCGCCAGCGCTGCGCGCTGGCTCGCCGCCTTCGTCCACTACTACAATTTCCAGCGACCCAATCAAGCGCTTGATAACCGCACGCCAGTCAAGGAGGTGCTGAAGCGTTGACTAGACAGTGCC contains:
- a CDS encoding IS6 family transposase, whose product is PVRALGVRLHAAGLSLRETAAVLELFGVKCSHQAVFQWVHRLAEHLPDPPRSAPRRVAVDETAVQIGSEWCWLYAAIDLDSKLLLGVRLSPRRGSSAAAAFLSELKERHDLSAAELLVDGFGYLTALARTDLSGQLEYTERDKIEKWLQTLKMRVNRFHNTWNGGLASAARWLAAFVHYYNFQRPNQALDNRTPVKEVLKR